The Quercus robur chromosome 7, dhQueRobu3.1, whole genome shotgun sequence genome has a segment encoding these proteins:
- the LOC126691746 gene encoding two-component response regulator-like APRR7, which translates to MSIEGDDGDKESRELNSSLLDGKNTVKDGVVMGEEQGVLKEGKLKSDGISEDVKDGQVGVFQVHAAPQMPQQQSQGSMVCWERFLHVRSLKVLLVENDDCTRHVVAALLRNCGYEVIEAADVLQAWKILEDLRNHIDLVLTEAVMPYLSGIGLLCKIMSHKTRPNLPVIMMSSYASMSLVFKCLSKGAVDFLVKPIRKNELKNLWQHVWRRCQSSSGSGSESGSQTQSSGRSRSVEKCENNSCCNDEDDSESIGLDVGGGSDIGSGTQSSWTKRAVEVDSPQPDSPYDQMVECPDSTCAQVDSTCAQDVRSNAETSGNKLVPVAKTRKLQKKKEECGIPEDNAPTGNSLEMGVPRNLGIQLEFLRNDLLEISSSKLTEQISKEQLNLNCESPSIKLKNEHATLTGDVTITTQSQMDSMEFEAPNRNSKISDINNKANNDTEELPSLELSLKRPRVVKDTGTEVQDGRYILRQSDLSAFSRYRAVSNTNKAHPRNVGSSSPHGICLDVTTKESLHDIQFHSGGNPPNQFSNVGSNNIDMGSAINTAFAKSLIKKSSILSSVKHLHPSDFHSMKEGPIYAPTAVLAQSKGTHKELQNEHLYHHKNHHRHLVHNMQQQWPPDHNDLSLKKMAAAAPHYGSSNVLGGPEGNTANYDVDGSSLSNGQNGSSLAVEAEGTDLESDGGISGNSGRGGPSGSGNTVGHNKFEQREAALTKFHWKRKERCFRKKVQYQSRKRHAEQ; encoded by the exons ATGAGCATTGAAGGTGATGATGGGGACAAAGAGTCGCGGGAACTAAATTCCTCTTTGCTAGATGGGAAGAATACAGTCAAGGATGGGGTTGTGATGGGTGAAGAACAAGGTGTACTCAAGGAAGGTAAGTTGAAAAGTGATGGAATATCCGAAGATGTGAAGGATGGGCAAGTGGGGGTTTTCCAAGTACATGCTGCTCCACAAATGCCTCAGCAGCAGAGTCAGGGGTCAATGGTTTGTTGGGAGAGGTTTTTACATGTTAGATCCCTTAAGGTTTTGCTTGTGGAAAATGATGATTGTACTCGCCATGTTGTTGCTGCACTGCTTCGCAATTGCGGTTATGAAG TTATAGAGGCAGCAGATGTATTACAAGCATGGAAGATACTAGAAGATTTAAGAAATCATATTGATCTTGTCTTAACTGAGGCAGTCATGCCTTACTTATCTGGCATTGGTCTTTTATGCAAGATTATGAGCCACAAAACACGCCCGAACTTACCTGTGATTA TGATGTCATCCTATGCTTCAATGAGTTTAGTGTTTAAGTGCTTGTCCAAGGGTGCTGTTGACTTTCTAGTCAAGCCTATACGAAAGAATGAGCTTAAGAACCTTTGGCAGCATGTTTGGAGGAGATGTCAAAGT TCTAGTGGCAGTGGGAGTGAGAGTGGTTCACAGACTCAAAGTTCTGGAAGATCAAGAAGTGTTGAAAAGTGTGAAAACAACTCTTGCTGCAATGATGAGGATGATAGTGAGAGTATTGGTTTAGATGTTGGAGGTGGAAGTGACATTGGGAGTGGCACTCAG AGCTCTTGGACAAAACGAGCTGTAGAAGTTGACAGTCCTCAACCTGATTCTCCATACGATCAAATGGTGGAGTGTCCTGATAGTACTTGTGCCCAAGTTGATAGTACTTGTGCCCAAGATGTCCGCTCAAATGCTGAAACATCTGGTAACAAATTGGTTCCCGTGGCCAAAACAAGGAAGctccaaaaaaagaaggaagaatgTGGTATACCTGAAG ACAATGCTCCAACTGGTAACAGCTTGGAAATGGGTGTGCCTAGAAATCTAGGTATACAACTTGAGTTCCTGAGGAATGATCTGCTTGAGATAAGCTCTAGTAAATTGACTGAGCAAATTAGTAAGGAACAGCTAAACCTCAATTGTGAGAGTCCATCCATCAAGCTAAAGAACGAACATGCTACTCTGACAGGTGATGTTACCATTACTACTCAGTCTCAGATGGACAGCATGGAGTTTGAAGCTCCAAATAGGAATTCCAAGATCTCAGACATCAACAATAAAGCCAATAATGATACAGAAGAACTTCCATCTCTTGAGCTCAGTTTAAAGAGACCTCGAGTAGTTAAAGACACAGGGACAGAAGTTCAAGATGGCCGATATATTTTGAGGCAGTCGGACCTTTCAGCCTTCTCAAG GTACAGAGCCGTCTCAAATACTAACAAGGCTCATCCTAGAAACGTTGGAAGCAGCTCTCCACATGGTATTTGCTTAGATGTTACCACGAAAGAATCGTTGCATGATATTCAATTCCATTCAGGTGGCAATCCTCCCAATCAGTTCTCAAATGTGGGTAGCAATAACATTGATATGGGCTCTGCGATTAATACTGCTTTTGCCAAGTCACTAATAAAAAAGTCATCTATATTAAGCTCGGTCAAACATTTGCACCCATCTGATTTCCATTCCATGAAAGAGGGCCCGATATATGCTCCTACAGCAGTGCTGGCTCAATCAAAAGGCACACACAAGGAGCTCCAAAATGAGCACCTTTATCACCATAAGAATCACCACCGCCATCTTGTGCACAACATGCAACAACAGTGGCCACCTGACCACAATGACTTGTCCTTGAAGAAAATGGCTGCAGCTGCTCCACACTATGGCTCATCCAATGTGTTGGGTGGGCCTGAAGGTAACACTGCCAACTATGATGTTGATGGAAGTTCCTTAAGCAATGGACAAAATGGAAGCAGCTTAGCAGTTGAGGCTGAAGGGACAGACTTAGAAAGTGATGGTGGAATTTCTGGGAACAGTGGCAGGGGAGGTCCTAGTGGGAGTGGAAACACAGTAGGCCACAACAAATTTGAACAGAGAGAAGCTGCCTTGACTAAGTTTCAttggaagagaaaagagagatgtTTCCGGAAAAAG